A portion of the Deltaproteobacteria bacterium genome contains these proteins:
- a CDS encoding VCBS repeat-containing protein, giving the protein MTGFRETAISDLSIEHEVDVNTLTGTARLSVPVRLSLGRESFTPSLNLNYLSGERNSSFGVGWLLTGVASIGLDTSRALPTYEEAKDRYTFSGGQPLVPFRRKQGDQWQVVADDRGDYRVERYRSKVERSFERFEKWIHHASGRIHWLAYARNGVVSVFGLAADNSTRISDPQDPNHRTFQWLLEAQYHPKGNAIVFLYKPEDGVGVDVTQSFETTRRYHGYAQRYLKRILYGNSKPLSLQTPVVAGNEWHFEVVLDYGEHATDALATPSDDSAPGHNWSVRSDSFSTYRPGFEIRTYRLCRRILMFHRFTELGASPLLVGATELNHRQDASGSVLEKITYLGYRQDPSSGITQSRALPPLTLAYSQTNIASSFTTPVLADNLPVGLDGALYQWIDINNEGIPGVLCAQGGTWYFKENLGDGHFGPLTTVSQVPAAVSAAFALQDFDGDGNLNLVAFTGREAGYYEHDRDRSRWEGFCAFHHLPRIDFANSRAQWVDLNGDGYADLIVDQHDQMVWYPSLGRDGFASPLTIAKPDRRSGGAPTFIQDHRLRTFFADMNGDGLLDMVCVDNGRIEYWPNLGNAVFGPSVLMENAPVIDGFGELDTRRLRFVDLDGSGTADLLYIGTGEIRYWINQSGNSFSDVHNIKNLPVIDALASVQVFDFLGDGTRCLVWSTPLATHEGQALQYLRLTDYLPPRLLVATTNSMGRETRLAYRSSAREYLRDKQSERPWHTLLPRHSTVVTKIEGVDHIGGGHMTTRYAYHDGYFDNEERHFVGYGLVDAYDTDALIADASLPVEQVMPPTLIRTWYHTGSMDALHKRAADSYALDPLRQRLPEPVIENVTELNTAEQLDAYRVLAGVEWRQEYYAVDGNGVPAQHPLRVVELAYRIRGLQPIISKHDAVFSFCQSESLCYDYEGESSDPRVKHDLLIAADPYGNVTQRASLAYPRRASGPEVRTEQQLLYAEIVLSAFNSIDNSERFELGIETEEQRLALSGLDPGPTGIFTREDLLPQIENALVRPIEFHEVPASDRPQAQRLKLTRNIFWDDSHLSPLPFGQVGNVTLLHHVARAFLPEGAVAAAYDGRVTEPMLTADGHYLRAEGLWWANETTYHYHDASAFYRIHEERAPNGARQTFTFDQYFLFITAIEDSFTNRIEYTPDYQVLAASRITDTNANISEVLYDPLGVASVIGLRGEQLGSDGNPHPIGSKDLATHVVPAGLTAADVLSDPAAVLQQAQRVFFYDLETFMRGEGPPLTIHLEREQMVHNGEGATPVATGRMRVAIQYSNGFCRSIQSKILAGAGPAVQRSATGEISVDAEGKPILADAAQRWLVSGHEVFNNKGFLVRKYEPFFSTQPQFESDAALRSYGVATQNHYDAAGRVIRQDLPNGTHLSTIYNVWSTQQADANDSIVGSAYEALRLTLPPAHPECAALEKAQAHANTPVVIETDALGRTIRLREIAGGGIERLTTTLYGVSGLVEQVRDPRGLIALTYRYDMLGRSLLEHSNDAGERFILRDTRGLPIHRWDSRNVHTQHIYDTGGRASETRVDGALGLNHIVERLTYGDNPAVSQATLKNARGRVVEYYDEAGVLYIERFHLDGQIAASHRSLRNEYKTTVDWSDPARVAVSGTEHQTKTRFDGLGRVVARTLPDGTTREYDYAALGHVNNIQVTTADDLWHQKVIASGIEANARGQRTYLRYGNDIETRYLYDPETFRLQRLTTNRAIGSPRDYLDIEYTYDPVGNISRWVDHVQDPGATHPLIEGLTVSSACEFTYDPFYQLKSASGRVHQALLQHDYRYGLADTNAIKSTRHLSLNNGAAIERYTRSYEYDLAGNIEQIHHQGVTQNWTTAMWTSTTSNRSLLRHDLYGTELVDPESCFDANGNTIVLPHLRSLHWDHANRLTRAVIIDRSSSGEPDDAEYYVYGVDGHRVRRITERLVAGQIEITETTYFDDCEIRRITHGDNTRLLRHTSHITDGSARLATLHQWSIDQSGRETDNIGNKKLHYLTHNHLGSVSLELDEAGEIISYEEYFPFGGTSFIAGESIREVKLKEYRYSGKLHDDATGFYHYEYRYYAPFIGNWLSPDPLGPADGLNLYRFVHNNPICFIDADGLRTLFGSLEEVPENIRQAFYTNTPEARRIVENYVESLLIPIGDSVYQLDVNIVARTTRSGEFRWWAEEVSRTRVGDLTAIEFDDTEVESIVGDPNADPPPEEEPPEDDTAAGDGHGAGSDSGGEDENGHTAHPADGSSGITTRPGHTAESGGSGSGTTGEGPGAGRHGQGRGGGGTGTGVGQGTQGRCAGAGPGTAPGTGAGSGAGTGATPGAGSSASPGARTGSSTTGPRGDGTGPGGGTRSGTGRNTRRGTEPPASSGSARDGGTDLPPVPPGLPTGPDGIPYSPDTEPGESSASGTPVTDPNEAQHGNGTTDPRGEPASENGSATRPGGRQGGAAEGVTGGVSNQGAADGTPQGNEHGRPGGGRYGLKGGVGEHELPSWLSWLDTAIDVLQIGLDIVGLIPGFGEVADLVNGLISLARGDYVGAGLSFAAMIPFAGWAATAGKWGRRAVRAADAISDVTRAVTRYGDEAVAAAGAVTRHADEAVEAAGAASRSASGAVRRIFADTDVLVNAAEHASTTLGSRASAALRAADEVLITPNQLREFLHFPGITSAQRSARRAFLEREGIRLFGGPRAGATAATSAFQEAFQALRRQQGRGDAALMAFSRATGIPAVTANTKLLRFIDQTLGASSRTRPLADELLRLATNIRP; this is encoded by the coding sequence ATGACCGGCTTTCGTGAGACAGCCATTAGCGATCTGTCAATAGAACACGAAGTCGACGTCAATACTCTTACTGGCACCGCACGCTTGTCGGTACCTGTTCGCCTGAGTTTAGGACGAGAATCGTTCACTCCTAGCCTTAATCTCAATTATTTAAGCGGCGAGCGCAACTCGAGCTTTGGTGTGGGTTGGCTGCTTACTGGTGTCGCAAGTATTGGGCTCGATACGAGTCGAGCTTTGCCTACCTATGAAGAAGCCAAAGATCGCTATACTTTTTCAGGTGGACAACCGCTCGTCCCTTTTCGGCGCAAGCAAGGTGATCAATGGCAAGTGGTAGCAGACGACCGCGGTGACTATCGCGTTGAGCGCTATCGCAGTAAAGTTGAGCGATCATTTGAAAGGTTTGAAAAGTGGATACACCATGCCAGCGGCCGGATTCACTGGCTGGCATACGCGCGCAATGGTGTAGTCTCGGTATTTGGTCTAGCCGCTGACAACTCTACACGTATTAGCGACCCCCAAGACCCTAATCACCGTACCTTTCAGTGGTTGCTAGAAGCGCAATATCATCCAAAGGGCAACGCCATTGTTTTTCTTTACAAACCTGAGGACGGTGTCGGAGTTGATGTAACGCAAAGCTTTGAAACAACACGCCGATACCACGGTTATGCGCAGCGCTATTTAAAACGCATTCTCTATGGCAACAGTAAGCCACTATCGCTACAAACACCGGTTGTTGCCGGGAACGAGTGGCATTTCGAGGTAGTGCTAGATTACGGCGAGCATGCGACCGATGCGCTCGCCACACCTTCCGATGACTCAGCCCCTGGCCATAACTGGAGTGTTCGTAGCGATTCATTTTCAACTTATCGACCGGGCTTTGAGATCCGCACTTACCGTCTATGTCGCCGTATTTTAATGTTTCATCGCTTTACCGAGCTTGGTGCCTCACCTCTATTGGTTGGCGCTACCGAGCTTAACCATCGGCAAGATGCTTCAGGCTCGGTGTTAGAGAAAATTACTTATCTTGGCTATCGCCAAGATCCATCAAGCGGCATAACGCAAAGCCGCGCGCTGCCACCGCTTACTCTTGCTTACAGTCAAACCAATATTGCTTCATCGTTTACCACACCGGTTTTAGCCGACAACCTACCGGTTGGCCTCGACGGCGCTTTGTATCAATGGATAGACATCAATAATGAAGGTATTCCCGGCGTGCTTTGTGCGCAGGGAGGTACTTGGTATTTTAAAGAAAACTTGGGAGACGGACACTTTGGACCATTAACAACGGTCAGCCAAGTTCCTGCAGCCGTATCAGCGGCTTTTGCGCTGCAAGATTTTGATGGCGACGGTAACTTAAATTTAGTTGCCTTTACAGGACGTGAAGCTGGGTATTACGAGCACGATCGTGATCGTAGCCGCTGGGAGGGTTTTTGTGCTTTTCATCATCTGCCACGGATAGACTTTGCAAATTCTCGCGCCCAGTGGGTCGATTTGAACGGCGACGGCTATGCCGACCTCATTGTTGACCAACACGATCAGATGGTGTGGTACCCTTCTCTAGGGCGAGACGGTTTTGCATCTCCGCTTACCATCGCCAAACCGGACAGACGCTCAGGTGGCGCTCCAACATTTATCCAAGACCACCGCTTGCGCACCTTCTTTGCCGACATGAACGGCGACGGCCTTTTAGATATGGTCTGCGTCGACAATGGTAGGATTGAGTATTGGCCAAATCTAGGTAACGCCGTCTTTGGACCTAGTGTATTAATGGAGAATGCACCGGTTATCGACGGCTTCGGTGAGCTTGATACTAGACGACTGCGCTTTGTCGACCTCGATGGCAGCGGCACTGCAGATCTGCTTTATATTGGTACTGGCGAGATACGTTATTGGATCAATCAAAGTGGTAATAGCTTTAGCGATGTGCACAACATAAAAAACCTGCCAGTTATCGATGCGCTCGCATCAGTGCAGGTATTCGATTTCTTAGGTGACGGCACCCGTTGCCTCGTCTGGTCGACACCACTGGCTACACATGAAGGCCAGGCGCTTCAGTATCTAAGGCTTACTGATTACTTGCCACCGCGGCTATTAGTAGCGACAACTAACAGCATGGGCCGCGAGACGCGGCTAGCTTACCGTTCCTCTGCTCGTGAATATTTACGCGATAAGCAAAGCGAGCGGCCATGGCATACGCTCCTGCCACGTCATAGTACAGTCGTCACCAAGATTGAGGGAGTTGATCATATCGGTGGCGGCCATATGACAACTCGCTACGCTTATCATGATGGCTACTTCGATAATGAAGAGCGACATTTTGTTGGTTATGGGCTAGTCGATGCCTATGACACTGACGCGCTTATAGCGGATGCATCGCTGCCGGTCGAACAAGTGATGCCACCAACGCTAATACGTACCTGGTATCACACCGGCTCTATGGACGCGCTACATAAGCGCGCTGCCGATAGCTACGCGCTTGATCCCTTACGGCAAAGACTACCTGAGCCGGTAATAGAAAATGTAACCGAGCTTAACACCGCAGAACAGCTTGACGCCTATCGAGTACTTGCCGGGGTCGAGTGGCGTCAAGAATACTATGCGGTTGATGGCAACGGCGTCCCAGCGCAGCATCCCTTACGCGTAGTTGAGCTTGCATATCGCATACGAGGTTTGCAGCCGATCATAAGCAAGCACGACGCCGTGTTCTCGTTTTGCCAAAGCGAATCTCTATGTTACGACTATGAAGGAGAATCTAGCGACCCGCGCGTCAAACATGATTTACTGATTGCTGCTGACCCCTACGGCAATGTCACCCAACGTGCATCATTAGCTTATCCGCGACGTGCAAGCGGGCCTGAAGTAAGAACCGAGCAACAGCTTCTATATGCTGAAATTGTGCTTAGTGCTTTTAACAGCATAGACAACAGCGAGCGTTTCGAGCTTGGCATTGAGACAGAAGAACAACGTCTTGCGCTTAGCGGCCTAGACCCTGGTCCGACCGGTATCTTCACGCGTGAAGATTTGCTGCCACAAATAGAAAACGCGCTAGTAAGACCTATTGAGTTTCATGAAGTACCAGCCAGCGATCGCCCACAGGCCCAACGCCTCAAGCTTACTCGTAATATTTTTTGGGACGATTCTCACCTAAGCCCACTACCTTTCGGGCAGGTCGGCAATGTGACTCTTTTACATCATGTTGCGCGCGCGTTTCTGCCCGAGGGGGCGGTTGCTGCAGCATATGACGGCCGGGTGACCGAGCCCATGCTGACCGCAGATGGTCATTACCTACGTGCCGAGGGTCTATGGTGGGCGAACGAAACGACATATCATTATCACGATGCTTCAGCTTTCTATCGTATACACGAAGAAAGGGCGCCAAATGGAGCACGCCAGACCTTTACCTTCGACCAATATTTTTTGTTTATCACCGCCATTGAAGACTCTTTCACTAATCGCATTGAATATACGCCTGATTATCAGGTGCTCGCTGCCAGTCGTATAACCGACACCAATGCCAATATATCAGAAGTGCTATATGACCCTTTAGGAGTTGCCAGCGTTATTGGGTTACGGGGAGAGCAGCTCGGCAGTGACGGTAACCCCCATCCCATAGGTAGCAAAGACCTGGCTACCCATGTTGTACCTGCGGGTTTAACTGCAGCCGATGTACTAAGTGATCCCGCAGCAGTGCTACAACAAGCGCAACGGGTATTTTTCTATGATCTAGAAACCTTCATGCGCGGCGAGGGGCCGCCGCTTACAATTCACCTTGAGCGCGAGCAAATGGTGCACAACGGTGAAGGCGCTACGCCCGTAGCAACTGGCCGCATGCGCGTGGCGATCCAGTATAGTAACGGCTTTTGCCGATCTATACAGAGCAAAATACTAGCCGGAGCTGGGCCCGCGGTGCAACGCAGCGCAACGGGTGAGATTAGTGTTGATGCTGAAGGTAAACCAATACTCGCCGATGCGGCGCAACGCTGGCTGGTCAGCGGTCACGAAGTCTTCAATAATAAAGGCTTCTTAGTACGTAAGTATGAGCCGTTCTTCTCTACGCAACCGCAATTCGAGTCAGATGCTGCTTTGCGTAGCTATGGTGTTGCTACCCAAAACCACTATGATGCTGCCGGCAGAGTCATTCGCCAAGATCTGCCAAATGGTACACATCTTAGTACGATATATAACGTCTGGAGCACCCAGCAAGCCGATGCCAATGATAGCATTGTCGGCTCTGCTTATGAAGCTCTGCGGCTGACTCTACCACCAGCGCATCCCGAGTGCGCAGCGCTTGAAAAAGCGCAAGCCCACGCCAATACCCCAGTGGTAATTGAAACCGATGCTCTCGGTCGAACTATTAGGCTGCGCGAAATTGCTGGAGGTGGAATCGAACGCCTTACTACTACTCTATATGGCGTCTCGGGTCTGGTGGAGCAAGTGCGTGATCCACGGGGTCTAATCGCCTTAACTTATCGCTATGATATGCTTGGTCGCTCTTTGCTCGAGCATAGCAACGACGCCGGCGAGCGCTTTATATTGCGTGACACTCGTGGTCTACCTATTCATCGTTGGGATAGTCGCAACGTTCATACCCAGCATATCTATGATACCGGCGGCCGCGCTAGTGAAACTAGGGTAGATGGTGCGCTGGGGCTCAACCATATAGTAGAACGCCTCACTTATGGCGATAACCCTGCTGTTTCACAAGCGACATTAAAAAATGCCCGTGGTCGGGTAGTAGAATATTATGACGAAGCTGGTGTGCTATATATCGAGCGTTTTCACCTCGATGGTCAAATTGCTGCCAGCCATCGCTCGCTACGTAACGAATATAAAACCACGGTTGATTGGTCAGATCCTGCTCGCGTAGCCGTATCAGGAACCGAGCATCAAACAAAAACACGCTTTGACGGCTTGGGCCGAGTAGTAGCGCGGACCTTGCCGGACGGTACAACACGTGAATACGACTACGCCGCACTGGGACATGTTAATAACATACAAGTAACAACTGCCGACGACCTCTGGCACCAGAAAGTTATAGCCTCAGGTATTGAGGCAAATGCTAGGGGCCAGCGCACTTATCTGCGTTATGGCAATGATATCGAGACTCGCTACCTTTATGATCCTGAGACTTTTCGCCTTCAACGATTGACTACTAACCGAGCAATTGGCTCGCCACGAGACTATTTAGATATTGAATATACTTATGATCCCGTAGGCAATATCTCACGTTGGGTTGACCACGTTCAAGATCCCGGAGCTACCCATCCGCTCATTGAAGGGCTCACTGTGAGCTCGGCTTGCGAGTTCACCTATGATCCCTTCTATCAACTCAAAAGTGCCTCCGGCCGCGTACACCAGGCTCTGCTACAACATGACTATCGTTACGGGCTTGCTGATACCAACGCAATTAAAAGCACTCGCCATCTCAGTCTCAATAATGGTGCTGCCATTGAGCGCTATACGCGCTCGTATGAATATGACCTTGCCGGCAATATCGAGCAAATTCATCACCAAGGGGTAACGCAGAATTGGACTACGGCGATGTGGACATCAACCACATCTAATCGTTCACTTCTGCGTCATGACCTTTACGGCACTGAACTTGTAGACCCAGAATCTTGCTTCGATGCCAACGGCAATACGATTGTGCTGCCGCATTTACGCTCTTTGCACTGGGATCATGCTAATCGCCTTACACGCGCGGTTATCATCGATCGCTCAAGCTCGGGCGAGCCGGACGACGCTGAATACTATGTCTACGGTGTCGATGGTCACCGCGTACGGCGTATAACCGAGCGACTGGTAGCTGGTCAGATTGAAATTACCGAGACTACTTACTTCGACGACTGCGAGATCCGCCGGATCACGCATGGTGATAATACCCGCTTACTACGTCATACCTCGCATATAACCGATGGCTCGGCTCGTTTAGCTACCTTGCATCAATGGAGCATTGATCAAAGCGGGCGCGAGACCGACAACATCGGCAATAAAAAACTTCACTACCTCACCCACAATCATCTCGGATCGGTATCCTTAGAGCTCGACGAAGCCGGAGAAATTATTTCTTATGAAGAATATTTCCCCTTCGGTGGCACAAGCTTTATTGCCGGAGAGAGTATTCGTGAGGTAAAGCTCAAAGAATATCGCTACAGCGGCAAGCTGCACGATGATGCCACGGGCTTCTATCATTACGAATACCGCTACTACGCGCCGTTTATCGGCAATTGGCTCTCACCTGACCCGTTAGGACCTGCTGACGGCCTCAATCTTTATCGTTTCGTTCACAATAATCCCATATGTTTTATTGATGCTGATGGACTGCGCACGCTATTTGGTAGTCTCGAAGAGGTTCCTGAAAATATTCGCCAAGCCTTTTACACTAATACGCCCGAAGCCAGACGAATAGTCGAAAACTATGTCGAGAGCTTGCTTATCCCTATTGGCGATTCTGTCTATCAGCTCGATGTTAATATTGTCGCACGTACGACGCGTTCTGGCGAGTTTCGCTGGTGGGCTGAAGAAGTCTCACGCACTCGTGTTGGTGATCTTACCGCAATAGAATTTGACGACACCGAGGTCGAGTCAATTGTCGGCGACCCTAATGCCGACCCTCCCCCTGAAGAAGAGCCTCCTGAAGATGATACCGCTGCCGGTGATGGGCATGGCGCTGGCAGCGATAGCGGCGGTGAAGATGAAAACGGCCATACCGCTCATCCGGCAGATGGCAGCTCAGGTATCACCACGCGACCTGGTCATACCGCTGAATCCGGCGGCAGCGGCAGTGGCACCACAGGCGAGGGCCCTGGCGCCGGTAGACATGGCCAAGGTCGTGGCGGTGGTGGGACTGGTACCGGGGTTGGACAAGGAACGCAAGGTCGCTGCGCAGGAGCAGGCCCAGGTACCGCACCGGGAACAGGAGCTGGTAGCGGCGCTGGTACCGGAGCTACTCCTGGTGCCGGATCAAGTGCTAGCCCTGGGGCAAGAACCGGCTCATCAACAACCGGACCGCGCGGTGATGGTACAGGTCCGGGTGGTGGCACGCGCTCAGGTACTGGGAGAAACACCCGACGTGGTACCGAGCCGCCGGCCTCAAGTGGTAGCGCCCGTGACGGCGGTACTGATCTACCGCCGGTTCCACCCGGTTTACCTACTGGCCCTGACGGCATTCCCTACTCGCCTGACACCGAGCCCGGAGAATCCTCGGCGTCTGGTACTCCAGTAACTGATCCCAATGAAGCACAGCACGGTAACGGCACTACTGACCCTCGCGGTGAGCCAGCATCTGAAAACGGCAGTGCCACACGGCCAGGTGGCAGACAAGGCGGAGCCGCTGAAGGAGTAACCGGAGGTGTATCGAATCAAGGCGCTGCGGATGGAACCCCGCAAGGCAATGAGCATGGGCGCCCTGGTGGCGGACGCTATGGGCTAAAAGGCGGCGTTGGTGAGCATGAATTACCCTCATGGCTTTCATGGCTCGATACTGCAATTGATGTTTTACAAATTGGGCTTGATATTGTTGGTTTGATTCCCGGCTTCGGCGAGGTTGCTGACCTTGTTAATGGTCTTATCTCACTAGCCCGTGGTGACTACGTTGGAGCGGGCTTAAGCTTTGCCGCTATGATTCCCTTTGCCGGTTGGGCGGCTACTGCCGGCAAGTGGGGCCGCCGTGCGGTGCGCGCTGCAGATGCTATCTCTGATGTTACGCGAGCAGTAACCCGCTACGGAGATGAAGCTGTAGCAGCGGCAGGTGCCGTCACGCGCCATGCAGATGAAGCGGTTGAAGCTGCTGGAGCAGCTTCACGCAGCGCCAGCGGCGCTGTTCGTCGAATTTTTGCTGATACCGATGTACTGGTTAACGCTGCTGAGCATGCCAGCACTACTTTAGGCTCGCGTGCAAGTGCCGCTCTTCGCGCCGCCGACGAAGTCTTGATAACTCCAAACCAGCTACGTGAATTTTTACACTTCCCTGGCATTACTAGTGCTCAGAGAAGTGCGCGCCGCGCCTTTCTCGAGCGCGAAGGTATCCGCCTATTTGGAGGACCTCGGGCAGGGGCTACTGCAGCCACCAGTGCGTTCCAAGAAGCTTTTCAGGCGCTGCGTCGGCAGCAAGGTCGTGGGGATGCTGCTTTGATGGCATTCTCGCGTGCCACCGGTATTCCCGCAGTCACTGCTAACACTAAGCTTTTGCGTTTCATTGATCAAACACTGGGAGCTTCGTCACGAACACGTCCGCTCGCTGACGAGTTGCTCCGCTTAGCAACGAACATTAGGCCATGA
- a CDS encoding CPBP family intramembrane metalloprotease translates to MRELIKILVFIISTVLLGCILAPPLYWLGHAVGDSGLWPFLSEFEFHRYFTRAILIAAIVLLWPLLRALQIRRWSDLGLAANPARIRHILLGFLFASLGLGITAAILVVTDRAYMRDAIRYANLPNALLSGVVVAFIEESLFRGALFGALRKSFTWLKALIILSIVFAALHFLKPPDNIQFDTVTWISGFELFPQLFWQYGDPILLFGGFLTLIIFSLVLGFTVVQTKSLYAAMGLHAGWVFALKGFKQFGRLKGEPSIWVGSDLLTGLVPVFLVAATGALMSFYLYKEKRNSISGRNLPRDTP, encoded by the coding sequence ATGCGTGAACTAATTAAAATCTTAGTCTTTATAATATCCACAGTATTATTAGGTTGCATTTTAGCTCCGCCTTTATATTGGCTAGGCCACGCTGTTGGTGATAGCGGTCTTTGGCCTTTTCTATCTGAGTTTGAATTTCATCGCTATTTTACTCGCGCGATATTGATCGCTGCCATTGTTTTGTTATGGCCGCTTTTGCGTGCTTTGCAAATTCGTCGTTGGTCAGATTTGGGTCTTGCAGCGAATCCAGCGAGAATACGTCACATATTACTTGGTTTTCTCTTTGCAAGTTTAGGTTTAGGAATAACAGCGGCAATTCTTGTGGTTACCGATCGTGCATATATGCGGGATGCAATTCGTTATGCAAATTTGCCCAATGCCCTACTATCAGGAGTTGTTGTAGCTTTTATTGAAGAAAGTTTATTTCGAGGCGCCTTATTTGGTGCTCTAAGAAAAAGTTTTACTTGGTTAAAGGCATTAATTATTCTGTCTATTGTTTTTGCGGCGCTACATTTTTTAAAACCTCCGGATAATATTCAATTTGACACAGTTACTTGGATAAGCGGTTTTGAGTTATTTCCACAACTGTTTTGGCAATATGGTGATCCCATATTGTTGTTTGGTGGTTTTTTAACTTTAATTATTTTCAGTTTGGTTCTTGGATTTACCGTAGTTCAAACTAAATCATTATATGCAGCTATGGGCTTGCACGCTGGTTGGGTGTTTGCTTTAAAAGGTTTTAAACAGTTTGGACGATTAAAGGGTGAACCAAGCATATGGGTCGGAAGTGATTTATTAACAGGTTTGGTACCGGTTTTTTTAGTAGCAGCTACAGGGGCGCTAATGAGCTTTTATTTGTATAAAGAGAAACGAAATTCAATTTCAGGTCGTAATTTACCTAGGGACACCCCTTAA
- a CDS encoding peptide chain release factor-like protein, which produces MRFPVSQEKECELIERMERLGVSEDDLLEKFVHASGPGGQNVNKTATSVYLKHLKTGIEVRCQTARSQGLNRYYARKKLIECLEAKIAGEKSAHEQAIFKLRKQKRRRSRRAKEKILAGKHHQAAKKAARVKPDQGE; this is translated from the coding sequence ATGCGTTTCCCGGTTAGTCAAGAAAAAGAATGCGAATTAATAGAACGCATGGAGCGTTTGGGAGTATCTGAAGACGACCTCCTTGAAAAATTTGTACACGCCAGCGGTCCTGGTGGGCAAAACGTTAACAAGACAGCAACTTCAGTTTATTTAAAACACTTAAAAACCGGTATAGAAGTGCGATGTCAAACAGCGCGTTCGCAAGGGCTAAATCGTTATTATGCGCGCAAAAAATTAATTGAATGCTTAGAAGCAAAAATTGCTGGCGAAAAAAGTGCCCATGAACAAGCAATTTTTAAATTGCGTAAACAAAAACGTCGCCGTTCACGTCGCGCTAAAGAAAAAATCCTCGCTGGCAAACATCATCAAGCTGCAAAAAAAGCCGCAAGAGTTAAACCTGATCAAGGTGAGTAA
- a CDS encoding Fic family protein has product MAFNPFTDQEKLQRIIKVTGLGPVALAKELEVTYRTIRRWLNGESKPQPRESHDIDDLFKAHVDLRPYVLKLKNSLKKPADLLRNNSQLRERLILMMTYHSNAIEGSRMTMRETADAIAGKNVRGKEFLEVLEAVNHGNAMLHMIETVRPALKIDEDYLKKIHSIVMYNFNDKLPGKYRTGYVNLTNTEKVLPNAQMVPVKVRELMKTINASEPDILTQVARDHYEFEAIHPFFDGNGRTGRLLMQTQLLKHGLPPAIIEIDDRYKYYMALGRGDLGDFKNMIQLICDAVLKGYALFS; this is encoded by the coding sequence ATGGCTTTTAATCCTTTTACTGATCAAGAAAAACTTCAACGTATAATTAAAGTTACCGGCCTTGGACCAGTTGCTCTCGCCAAAGAACTTGAAGTTACCTATAGAACGATACGGCGTTGGCTAAATGGTGAAAGCAAACCACAGCCACGTGAATCACACGATATTGATGACCTATTTAAGGCTCATGTGGACTTACGCCCCTATGTTTTAAAACTTAAAAATTCGCTTAAAAAACCCGCTGATTTATTAAGAAATAATTCTCAGTTGCGTGAGCGTTTAATTTTAATGATGACCTATCATTCAAATGCTATTGAAGGCAGCCGGATGACTATGCGTGAAACTGCGGATGCAATCGCTGGTAAAAATGTTCGTGGTAAAGAGTTTTTAGAAGTACTTGAAGCAGTAAATCATGGTAATGCTATGTTGCATATGATTGAAACAGTTCGTCCTGCTTTAAAAATCGATGAAGACTATTTAAAAAAAATACATTCAATAGTTATGTATAATTTTAATGATAAATTACCAGGCAAGTACCGTACTGGCTATGTTAATCTTACCAACACTGAAAAAGTTTTACCAAACGCCCAAATGGTCCCGGTTAAAGTGCGTGAGCTAATGAAAACAATTAATGCTAGTGAGCCTGATATTCTCACCCAAGTTGCTCGTGACCACTATGAATTTGAGGCAATTCATCCATTCTTTGATGGCAATGGCCGCACTGGTCGTTTGCTTATGCAAACACAATTGTTAAAACATGGTTTACCACCTGCCATTATCGAAATCGATGACCGCTATAAATATTATATGGCGCTAGGCAGAGGTGATTTAGGTGATTTTAAAAATATGATTCAATTGATATGTGATGCGGTACTTAAGGGATATGCTCTATTTTCGTAA
- a CDS encoding cytosolic protein, with amino-acid sequence MECKTERNLKICNCSYEPCSRKGFCCECIAYHRRNNELPACYFPNTAERTYDRSFRHFAKVVLGHKY; translated from the coding sequence ATGGAATGTAAAACCGAGCGTAATTTAAAAATTTGTAATTGCAGTTATGAGCCTTGTTCACGTAAAGGATTTTGCTGTGAATGTATCGCTTATCATCGCCGCAATAACGAATTGCCAGCATGCTACTTTCCGAATACTGCCGAACGTACCTACGACCGTTCTTTTAGGCATTTTGCAAAAGTGGTGCTTGGGCATAAATATTAA